In one Phyllostomus discolor isolate MPI-MPIP mPhyDis1 chromosome 8, mPhyDis1.pri.v3, whole genome shotgun sequence genomic region, the following are encoded:
- the RLN3 gene encoding LOW QUALITY PROTEIN: relaxin-3 (The sequence of the model RefSeq protein was modified relative to this genomic sequence to represent the inferred CDS: deleted 1 base in 1 codon), which yields MAKHPMLLLLLAVWVLAVGLWLDAEARKPPIVKKLCGQKFIRAAAQICEHLGSRWSRSAILTQELMDQETKTQTSKFTCSGLYKMDWCLISLAPKHMFLTTRSSINKE from the exons ATGGCCAAGCACccaatgctgctgctgctgctggctgtgtGGGTGTTGGCAGTGGGTCTGTGGCTGGATGCTGAGGCCCGGAAACCACCCATTGTTAAGAAGCTTTGTGGCCAGAAGTTCATCCGGGCAGCTGCCCAAATTTGTGAACATCTTGGATCGAGATGGAGTCGGTCAGCTATCCTGACCCAGGAACTAATGG AccaggaaaccaagactcagacAAGTAAATTCACTTGCTCTGGATTATAT AAGATGGATTGGTGCTTAATCAGTCTGGCTCCCAAACATATGTTCTTAACCACGAGGTCCtccataaataaagaataa